In Corynebacterium matruchotii, a single genomic region encodes these proteins:
- the glmS gene encoding glutamine--fructose-6-phosphate transaminase (isomerizing) — protein MCGIVGYVGTKNIPGRAHFALDVVLEGLRRLEYRGYDSAGIAVLDEGKISFRKKAGKVAALDEVIAADPLPQAVVGIGHTRWATHGGPTDANAHPHVVDGGKLAVVHNGIIENFAELKTELAEKGYTFKSETDTEVAATLLSDFMHGAGEGDLTESMRLTCNRLEGAFTLLALHTDFPDRIVAARRNSPLVIGLGEGENFLGSDVSGFIDYTKNAVEMANDQIVTITATSYDIIDFAGNKAQGKPFKVEWDAAAAEKGGFSSFMEKEIHDQPTAVRDTLMGRFDENGKLTLDELHIDETVLRSIDKIIVIACGTAAYAGMVARYAIEHWCRIPTEVELAHEFRYRDPIVNEKTLVVALSQSGETMDTLMAVRHAREQGAKVIAICNTNGSSIPRESDACLYTHAGPEIAVASTKAFLAQIAAVYLLGLYLAELRGNMFADEVHKILDELREIPEKIQKVIDNEDQVKELGRSMKDATSVLFLGRHVGFPVALEGALKLKEIAYLHAEGFAAGELKHGPIALVEEGQPVFIIVPSPGGRESLHSKVVSNIQEVRARGAITIVIAEEGDKAVEQFANHVIRIPESPSLMQPLLATVPLQLFAATVAESKGYDVDQPRNLAKSVTVE, from the coding sequence ATGTGTGGAATTGTTGGATACGTAGGGACTAAAAACATCCCTGGTAGGGCACATTTTGCCCTCGACGTGGTATTGGAAGGCTTACGACGCTTGGAATATCGCGGCTACGACTCGGCCGGTATTGCCGTGCTCGACGAGGGAAAAATAAGCTTCCGGAAAAAGGCCGGGAAGGTCGCTGCCCTCGACGAAGTGATCGCCGCCGACCCGCTGCCCCAAGCGGTGGTGGGCATTGGGCACACCCGGTGGGCCACCCATGGTGGGCCAACCGATGCCAACGCTCACCCGCACGTGGTGGATGGCGGCAAACTTGCTGTTGTGCACAATGGCATCATTGAGAACTTTGCGGAACTGAAAACCGAGCTGGCAGAAAAGGGCTACACCTTTAAGTCCGAAACCGACACCGAGGTGGCCGCCACCCTGCTGTCCGACTTTATGCACGGCGCCGGCGAGGGCGACCTCACCGAATCCATGCGGCTGACCTGCAACCGGCTGGAGGGTGCGTTCACGCTGTTGGCGCTGCACACGGATTTCCCGGATCGGATTGTTGCCGCCCGCCGGAATTCCCCGCTGGTCATTGGCCTGGGCGAGGGTGAAAACTTCCTCGGCTCCGACGTGTCCGGGTTCATTGACTACACCAAGAATGCGGTGGAAATGGCGAACGATCAGATCGTCACCATCACCGCCACCAGCTACGACATCATTGATTTCGCCGGCAATAAGGCCCAGGGCAAGCCATTCAAGGTGGAGTGGGATGCTGCCGCCGCCGAAAAGGGCGGGTTCAGCTCGTTCATGGAGAAGGAAATCCATGATCAGCCGACCGCCGTCCGCGACACCCTGATGGGCCGGTTCGACGAGAACGGCAAGCTCACGTTGGATGAGCTGCACATTGACGAGACCGTGCTGCGCAGCATCGACAAGATCATTGTCATCGCCTGCGGCACGGCCGCCTATGCCGGCATGGTGGCCCGGTATGCGATCGAACACTGGTGCCGTATCCCCACCGAAGTGGAGTTGGCCCACGAGTTCCGGTACCGGGATCCCATTGTGAACGAGAAAACCCTGGTGGTGGCCCTGTCCCAGTCGGGTGAAACCATGGACACGCTCATGGCGGTCCGCCACGCCCGGGAGCAGGGCGCAAAGGTGATTGCGATCTGCAACACTAACGGTTCGTCCATTCCGCGGGAGTCCGACGCCTGCCTGTACACGCATGCCGGCCCGGAAATCGCCGTGGCCTCCACGAAGGCATTCCTCGCCCAGATTGCGGCCGTGTATCTTTTGGGCCTGTACCTGGCGGAGCTGCGCGGCAATATGTTTGCCGACGAAGTGCACAAGATCCTCGACGAGCTGCGGGAGATTCCCGAGAAAATCCAGAAGGTCATCGACAATGAGGACCAGGTCAAGGAGCTGGGCCGCAGCATGAAGGACGCCACGTCCGTGCTGTTCTTGGGCCGCCACGTCGGGTTCCCGGTCGCCCTGGAGGGTGCTCTGAAGCTGAAGGAGATCGCATACCTGCACGCCGAGGGGTTTGCCGCTGGCGAGCTGAAGCACGGCCCGATCGCCCTGGTAGAGGAGGGCCAGCCGGTGTTTATCATTGTGCCGTCCCCGGGCGGCCGTGAATCCCTGCATTCGAAGGTCGTTTCGAACATTCAGGAGGTGCGGGCCCGGGGTGCTATCACGATTGTGATCGCCGAGGAGGGCGATAAGGCGGTTGAGCAGTTCGCCAACCATGTTATTCGCATCCCCGAATCCCCCAGCTTGATGCAGCCGCTCTTGGCCACCGTGCCGTTGCAGCTGTTTGCGGCCACCGTCGCCGAGTCCAAGGGTTACGATGTGGATCAGCCCCGTAACCTGGCCAAGTCTGTGACCGTCGAATAG
- a CDS encoding GDSL-type esterase/lipase family protein, giving the protein MFKTRRFAVAATAAVTALIGGLVATPAASAQERNVVLFGDSIMANPTYVIADLMQGPGKATKNAPTPAGRCPQGQSRVGASLARISGAKVEDFACTGAVAYAPIEPNKRLSKEVDLALAGKQLNAGTTNVFLQIGMNDSWKAPGIYSVQTENFVNEMKTQVGRIKAAAPNAKIAFVGYPSILGANNTACPVQLNNMPAPPISTISVRNSLNAAHDWQRQSAAATGTGWIDLEKDTAGHDMCAAKDQRWIAGIIDNSSDPYNITTHLTHKGNDGVAEILAKHL; this is encoded by the coding sequence ATGTTTAAAACTCGTCGTTTCGCGGTTGCTGCTACCGCGGCTGTGACCGCCCTTATTGGGGGATTGGTCGCTACCCCGGCTGCGTCTGCCCAGGAACGGAATGTGGTGTTGTTTGGTGATTCGATCATGGCCAACCCCACGTATGTTATTGCGGATCTAATGCAGGGTCCAGGTAAGGCTACGAAGAACGCCCCGACGCCGGCAGGCAGGTGCCCGCAGGGGCAGAGTCGAGTGGGAGCATCATTGGCCCGGATTTCTGGCGCTAAGGTGGAGGATTTCGCCTGCACGGGCGCGGTTGCTTACGCCCCGATTGAGCCGAATAAGCGGTTGAGCAAAGAGGTAGATTTGGCGCTGGCGGGCAAGCAGCTAAATGCCGGGACGACGAATGTGTTCCTGCAGATTGGCATGAATGATTCGTGGAAGGCCCCGGGTATTTATTCGGTGCAGACGGAGAATTTCGTCAATGAGATGAAGACGCAGGTGGGCCGGATTAAGGCTGCTGCCCCGAATGCGAAGATTGCGTTTGTGGGTTACCCGTCGATTTTGGGTGCCAATAACACGGCCTGCCCGGTGCAACTAAATAATATGCCTGCCCCGCCGATTTCTACGATTTCGGTGCGGAATTCCCTGAATGCGGCCCATGATTGGCAGCGTCAGTCGGCTGCGGCCACGGGCACGGGCTGGATTGATTTGGAGAAGGATACCGCAGGCCACGACATGTGTGCAGCGAAGGATCAGCGGTGGATTGCGGGCATTATTGATAATTCTTCCGACCCGTATAACATCACGACCCATTTGACGCATAAGGGTAATGATGGGGTGGCCGAGATTTTGGCCAAGCACCTGTAG